Within the Micromonospora citrea genome, the region AGGCGTGCCCCAGGCCCGAGCCGGCGGACGGCTACGACGTCCTGCTCCTCCTGCGCAGCCGGGACGGCGAACGACGGGTGGTGGCGAGCTGGAACCGGTGCGTGGGCCGCGGCCTGGACAACGGGGTGCGTCGGGCCCAGCTCACCGAGCCCCTGCTGGCCGCCATCATGCGACCGCTGGGCGTCGGATACGTCCTGGCCGCCCCTCTGTCCGACTGAGCGTGCTCAGTCGACCCAGTCCAGGGTGCGCTCGACGGCCTTGCGCCAGTTGCGCAGCTCCCGTTCCCGGTGCGCGGGGTCCATGGTCGGCTCCCACTGCGCGTCGGAGCGCCACTGGGCGCGCAGCGTCGCCAGGTCCGGCCAGAAGCCGACCGCCAGGCCGGCCGCGTACGCGGCGCCGAGGCAGGTGGTCTCGGTGATCCGGCTGCGGACCACCGGCACGTCGAGCACGTCGGCGAGGAACTGCATCAGCAGCCCGTTCGCGGTCATCCCGCCGTCGACCCGCAGCCGGCGCAGCGCCACGTCGGAGTCGGCGTTCATCGCGTCGACCACCTCGCGGGTCTGCCAGGCCGACGCCTCCAGCACGGCCCGGGCCAGGTGCCCCTTGGTGATGTAGCCGGTCAGCCCGGCGATCACGCCGCGCGCGTCGCTGCGCCAGTGCGGGGCGAACAGCCCGGAGAAGGCCGGGACGACGTAGCAGCCGCCGTTGTCGTCGACGGTGCCCGCCAGCTCCTCCACCTCGGCGGCGGTGGAGATCAGCCCGAGGTTGTCGCGCAGCCACTGCACCAGGGAGCCGGTGACCGCGATCGCCCCCTCCAGCGCGTACGCGGCGGGCTGGCCCTCGATGCGGTAGGCGACCGTGGTGAGCAGGCCGTGGGTGGAGGGGACCGGGCTGGCGCCGGTGTTGAGTAGCAGGAAGCTGCCCGTGCCGTAGGTGCACTTCGCCTCGCCCGGCTGGAAGCAGGTCTGCCCGAACAGGGCCGCCTGCTGGTCGCCGAGCGCGCTGGCCACCGGCACCCCGGCCAGCACCCCGGTCGCCTCCCCGTAGACCTCGGCGGAGCTGCGGATCTCGGGCAGCATCGCCGCCGGCACGCCCATCGCGTCGAGCAGCTCCGGGCTCCAGTCGAGGGTGGTCAGGTCCATCAGCAGGGTGCGGCTGGCGTTGGTCACGTCGGTCACGTGCCGCCCGGTCAGCTTCCAGATCAGCCAGCTGTCCATCGTGCCGAAGAGCACCTCGCCGGCCTCGGCGCGCCCGCGCAGCCCGTCGACGTGCTCCAGGAGCCAGCGCAGCTTCGGCCCGGCGAAGTAGGTGGCCAGCGGCAGGCCGGTGCGGGTGCGGAACAGCTCCTCGCCGTACGCCTGCTCCAGCTCGCGCAGCAGCGGGCCGGTGCGGGTGTCCTGCCAGACGATGGCGTTGGCGACCGGCCGGCCGGTCGCCCGGTCCCAGACGAGGGTGGTCTCCCGCTGGTTGGTGATGCCCACGGCGGCGAGCCCGGCGGCGTCGGTGCCGGCGGCCCGCAGCGCCTCCCGGACCACCAGCTCCACGTTCTGCCAGATCTCCTCGGCGTCGTGCTCCACCCAGCCGGGTCTGGGGAAGATCTGCCGGTGCTCCCGCTGCGCCACGGAGACGATTTCCCCGGCGCGGTCGAAGACGATGCACCGGGAGGAGGTGGTGCCCTGGTCGATGGCGGCGACGTACTGGGGGGTCACGGCAGCACCGTACCCGGACCGGCCGTGCCCCGCCGACCGGCCGCGCCCCGCCCGGCGGTCCCGGCCCCGGTCGGGGGCGGCCCGGGGTGGCGTCCGTACGATGTGTGGACGTGCGTGACATCGCCGTCTTCAGTGGTACCGCCCATCCCGAACTCGCCGCCGAGATCTGCGCCCACCTCGAGGTGCCCCTGCACCCGGTGCGGGTGTCCCGGTTCGCCAACGACTGCCTGGAAGTCCAGTTGCAGGCCAACTGCCGGGAGCGGGACGTCTTCCTGATCCAGCCGTTGGTGCCGCCCGTGCAGGAGCACCTGGTCGAGCTGCTGCTCATGATCGACGCGGCCCGGGGTGCCTCCGCCGGCCGGATCACGGTGGTGCTGCCGCACTACGCGTACGCCCGGTCGGACAAGAAGGACGCGCCGCGCATCTCCATCGGCGGGCGGCTCGTCGCCGACCTGCTCACCTCGGCGGGCGCGGACCGTGTGCTGGCGATGACCCTGCACTCGCCGCAGGTGCACGGCTTCTTCAGCGTGCCGGTCGACCACCTGCACGCGCTGCGCGAGCTGGCCGAGCACTTCGCCCGCTACGACCTGAGCAACACGGTCGTGGTCTCGCCGGACCTGGGCAACGCCAAGGAGGCGGCGGCGTTCGCCCGCCGGCTCGGCACCCCGGTGGCCGCCGGGGCGAAGCAGCGGTTCAGCGACGACCGGGTCAAGATCAGTGCGGTGATCGGGGACGTGGCCGACCGGGACGTGATCGTGCTGGACGACGAGATCGCCAAGGGCAGCACGGTGATCGAGCTGATGGAGCACCTGCGCGAGCTGAAGGTCCGCTCGATCCGGCTGGCCTGCACGCACGGCCTCTTCTCCAGCGACGCCCTGCGGCGGCTCAGCGAGCAGGAGGGCGTGCTGGAGATCGTCTGCACCAACACGGTGCCGATCCCGGCCGACAAGCGGGTGCCGAAGCTCGAGGTCCTCTCCGTCGCGCCGGCGCTGGCGGAGGCGATGCGTCGCATCCACAACGGCGAGTCCGTCAGCACCCTCTTCGCCTGACCCACCCACCCCACCCACCCCACCCCACGCCCCGCCACCCCACGCCCGCCACGCCGGTCCCGCCCGCGATCTTGCCCTTCCTGCCCCGGCAAACAGGGCAAAGCGCCCGATCCGAGGGCTGAGACTGCAAGATCGCGGCGGTGGGGTCGCGGGGGCGGCGCGGCGGTGGCGAGGTCAGTCGCGGCGGTGGCGGCCGATGTGCTCGGGGGCGCCGACGGTGGTGCTGATGCGTACGGTGGTGCCGGCGGCGCCGGTGTCGACCTCCATGGCGTCGCTCAGCTCCCGGGCCAGCCAGAGCCCCCAGCCGCCGGCCGTGTCGGGTGCGGGTCGGCTCCGGTCGCCCAGCCGCTGCGTGCTGATGCCCCTACCGTGGTCGGACACCTCGCAGACGAGTTGCCCCGACTGCCGCCACAGCCGCAGCCAGCCCCGGCCGCCGCCGTGCCGGACCGCGTTCGTGATCAGCTCGTTGACCGCCAGCACGAAGTCGTCCAGGCGCTGCCCGGCCAGCCCGGCGGCGTGCGCGCAGGAGGTGACCGAGTGTCGCAGCTCGGTCACCTGGGCCTGTTCGAAGGCCTCGGCGATCAGGGGGGAAGGTTCGATGGGCACAACCGTACGCGGTGTCGGGGATTCTGCGTTCGTCATGGCCCCGTCCCGACAACTGATCACTGGATTTTTTGCGGCATTTCCACCGTACGTCAGCGTT harbors:
- the glpK gene encoding glycerol kinase GlpK: MTPQYVAAIDQGTTSSRCIVFDRAGEIVSVAQREHRQIFPRPGWVEHDAEEIWQNVELVVREALRAAGTDAAGLAAVGITNQRETTLVWDRATGRPVANAIVWQDTRTGPLLRELEQAYGEELFRTRTGLPLATYFAGPKLRWLLEHVDGLRGRAEAGEVLFGTMDSWLIWKLTGRHVTDVTNASRTLLMDLTTLDWSPELLDAMGVPAAMLPEIRSSAEVYGEATGVLAGVPVASALGDQQAALFGQTCFQPGEAKCTYGTGSFLLLNTGASPVPSTHGLLTTVAYRIEGQPAAYALEGAIAVTGSLVQWLRDNLGLISTAAEVEELAGTVDDNGGCYVVPAFSGLFAPHWRSDARGVIAGLTGYITKGHLARAVLEASAWQTREVVDAMNADSDVALRRLRVDGGMTANGLLMQFLADVLDVPVVRSRITETTCLGAAYAAGLAVGFWPDLATLRAQWRSDAQWEPTMDPAHRERELRNWRKAVERTLDWVD
- a CDS encoding ribose-phosphate diphosphokinase, with protein sequence MRDIAVFSGTAHPELAAEICAHLEVPLHPVRVSRFANDCLEVQLQANCRERDVFLIQPLVPPVQEHLVELLLMIDAARGASAGRITVVLPHYAYARSDKKDAPRISIGGRLVADLLTSAGADRVLAMTLHSPQVHGFFSVPVDHLHALRELAEHFARYDLSNTVVVSPDLGNAKEAAAFARRLGTPVAAGAKQRFSDDRVKISAVIGDVADRDVIVLDDEIAKGSTVIELMEHLRELKVRSIRLACTHGLFSSDALRRLSEQEGVLEIVCTNTVPIPADKRVPKLEVLSVAPALAEAMRRIHNGESVSTLFA
- a CDS encoding ATP-binding protein, which produces MTNAESPTPRTVVPIEPSPLIAEAFEQAQVTELRHSVTSCAHAAGLAGQRLDDFVLAVNELITNAVRHGGGRGWLRLWRQSGQLVCEVSDHGRGISTQRLGDRSRPAPDTAGGWGLWLARELSDAMEVDTGAAGTTVRISTTVGAPEHIGRHRRD